Genomic DNA from Sulfurirhabdus autotrophica:
GTCGGTACAGCGTCTGCACTGAATCTGCGTCTAGTTTCTCAGCATGTTGCAACGATTCCCACATGGCACTAATCTCTGCAAGCTTTACCGGAAGATGCTGACGATACTGCTCACGCATTTCGCGTAGTACATCATTAATGTTTGAAGGTGTACTCATTCATAGGCTCCAATTCTGATTCAAACGCTCATACATATATTTCTTAAATTTGGGTGATATTCGTGCGGATCGAAATGTACTGTTGCGGCCCACTCCCATTTTATTTCACCCAATGTTGAGGGGCGTGCCACTTCGTATTTCTGCCACATCTCTTTTATGCGAACCAGAAATTGAGGTTTATCCATTTATACTCTTCCAAATCTTCTTTACCACATCAGCAAGCGTCATCGGGTCGAATGGTTTTGGAATGACATCAATCGCCCCCAGTCTTGTGTATTCCTGAATTTCCTGAGGCTGCACCTTGGCAGTCATGAAAACCACTGGGGTTTGTCTCAACTCTGGCAGCTCTCGCATTGCTTTCAGGGTGGTAGGTCCGTCCATTCCCGGCATCATCACATCCAGCAAAATCAGATCTGGAGAAAATGCCAATACACTTTCCAGCGCCTCTTTTCCCGAACTGCAAACCTGTACTTCAAAACCACCTAAGGCTTCCAATGCCAATTTTGCAACTGCTTGAATATCCGGTTCATCTTCCACATATAAAATGCGCCTTAATTCGGCCACTGGCTTCTCCTTGAAATTGAAAACGAACTATTTATGCTATTTGTCAGTTTTTTACTTTTTGTGTAACCAATTGAGTTATTGTATCCAGTAATTCCTGATTGGAAGTGCGTGATTTCACTAATACTGATGCAACTTGGCCAGCCTCTTTTTGCGCTATATTTGCACCAGAAAATATCATCACAGGTGTGTGGTGATTCAGTTTTTTCAATAAAGGCATCACCGCCATACCAGAACCATCGGGCAGACCCAAATCCAGCACTATCAGATCATAATGCTTCTGACACAACTTTTCCGTAGCTTCTGTCAACGTACTTGCATGATCGAACTCAGCAATTTCATGCCCGATAGAGCTGACAATCTGCCTGATATCCGGGTCATCTTCAATGTGCAATATAACGGGAATACGGGTTGCATCTTTATTTATCACGAGCTCATTTAACTGCTTGAGCAAATTTGTACGATCAATTGGCTTATCAAGCCACCCAACCAGCGCATATCCGTCATTAATTTCAGCGCGCCCTTTTTCTGCCTGGGCAGACACAACCACAATGGGTAGGTGAGCAGTTGCTTCTTGCGCACGTAACTCTCGGATCAGCGCAATACCATCCTGACCGGGCAAACCGATATCCAGCGTCATTGCATCATAGTGATTTTTCTGCAACAACGCCTTTGCCTGCATTGCGTTATGCGCAACATCGCTGGCATATCCCCCTCCGCTTAAAATCAGACCTAACAATACGGCGATATCCTCATCGTCTTCGCATATCAATACACGAAGTAAATTGCCATGCAACGCATTCTCTATACGGGTTAAGCATATACCCGTCTCACAACTTTCTGGCAGCTCAAAATAGAAAACCGAACCCATCCCCTCTTTCGTTTCAAACCCGATCTCACCACCCATTTTTTCAACAATCGCTTTGGAAATACTTAACCCCAGACCTGTACCGCCTTTTTGCCGTGTGTCAGATGAATCTGCCTGAGAGAATTTCTGAAATATGCTGCTTCGGAAAGTTTCAGGTATCCCGGTTCCTTTATCAATCACCATAACCCTGACACCATACTTTCCAGGGCGAACAGCAATTTCGACCTGGCTATTCGCTGGAGAAAACTTGGCCGCATTGGAAAGCAGATTAGTCATCACTTGCAACAACCGATCCTGATCCACCTCAACCTTTACACCATCCAGTGCGGATGTGATTTTAAACGTCACACCATATGCTTCACCATAGGCACGATTCGCTTCAACTGCATGTTCGATAATGGGCATTAAATCCTGTCGCTGCAGATCCAAAACCATTTTCCCGGATTCAATTTTTTCAATATCAAGAATATCATTGATCAAACGCACAAGACGTTCACTGTTTTTATAAGCAATATCTATCAGACTTTTTGCTTGTATTGACAACTCACCCGCCACACCACCTGCCACTAACCCTAGTGCTCCCCGAATTGAAGTAAGCGGCGTTCGCAACTCATGACTGACAGTAGAGACAAATTCATTTTTCAAGCGATCTACCTTTTTACGTTCTGTGATATCGCGAACTATTGCGATAAACAGACCATGCCCATCTACTTCCCTAACCAATTGCAAAAATATTTCCACTGGAAAATCACTACCATCCTTGCATCGGTGAACCGTTTCAAAATTAAGCGATTGTTTCTCACCGGATAAAAGCGGGGCTATCATTTCACGAAATTTTTTCTCAGGTATGAGCGGCTTGATTTGATATGGCGCCATCTGCAAAAGTTCTTCGCTGGTATAACCCATTTTCTCCACCGCGCCTTTGTTCAGATAAACAAATCGCAGGGTATCCGGCTCGAACATGAATAGCATATCCAGCGTGTT
This window encodes:
- a CDS encoding response regulator; its protein translation is MAELRRILYVEDEPDIQAVAKLALEALGGFEVQVCSSGKEALESVLAFSPDLILLDVMMPGMDGPTTLKAMRELPELRQTPVVFMTAKVQPQEIQEYTRLGAIDVIPKPFDPMTLADVVKKIWKSING